Proteins encoded together in one Candidatus Kaiserbacteria bacterium window:
- a CDS encoding elongation factor P: protein MLSYTEVKPGVLIILDGDPFEVMATSGVVKKQRQKPHNTAKMKNLRSGSTVEKTYTQADKIIEADISIREIQFIYENRGEIMFADPNNPKDRFSLPEELIGEKLNYIREKDIVEAKVFEDDIIGLRVPIKVELEVIEAPPNIRGNTSAGGNKVVTLETGLNVTTPLFIEAGDTIRVNTETGEYVERV, encoded by the coding sequence ATGCTTTCATATACAGAAGTAAAACCAGGAGTGCTTATTATTTTAGATGGTGATCCGTTTGAAGTTATGGCAACCAGCGGTGTCGTTAAGAAACAGCGACAAAAGCCTCACAACACTGCAAAAATGAAGAACTTACGCAGTGGTTCTACAGTTGAAAAAACCTATACTCAGGCAGATAAAATAATTGAAGCAGATATTTCGATTCGGGAGATACAGTTTATCTACGAGAACCGCGGAGAGATTATGTTCGCTGATCCAAACAATCCAAAAGATCGCTTTTCTCTTCCTGAGGAGCTCATTGGAGAAAAACTAAACTACATACGTGAAAAAGACATCGTAGAGGCTAAAGTATTTGAAGATGACATTATTGGTCTTCGTGTTCCTATTAAAGTTGAACTGGAAGTAATCGAGGCACCACCTAACATACGAGGAAATACCTCGGCTGGCGGAAACAAAGTGGTGACACTAGAAACTGGCCTTAACGTTACTACCCCACTCTTTATAGAAGCTGGTGACACTATTCGCGTAAATACGGAGACTGGAGAATACGTTGAACGAGTCTAG
- the recA gene encoding recombinase RecA, producing the protein MSAAKKKVAKKVKKVSTASETKKKDKTVEKAAAPAEKKSNTKVDAAIADIKSKFGDEAIMMLGEHAKVDVDVIPTGSIGIDWALGIGGLPRGRIIEVYGPESSGKTTLSLHAIAEAQKLGGVCAFVDAEHALDPVYAKKLGVKTQDLLIAQPDTGEQALEIVESLVRSGNIDIIVVDSVAALTPKDEIEGDMGAHQMGKQARLMSQAMRKLTAISAKSKTVIIFINQVRMKIGMVFGNPETTTGGKALKFYSSVRIDIRRIAQIKKGTEIMGGRHRVKIVKNKVAAPFRTAEFDLLYNEGISREGELLALGEKMGVIEKSGASYKFDDIALGRGYDAARTYLHENKKVASAVLKEIKGKLKDAV; encoded by the coding sequence ATGAGTGCAGCAAAGAAGAAAGTAGCGAAGAAAGTGAAAAAAGTTTCGACAGCAAGCGAAACGAAAAAGAAGGACAAGACTGTAGAAAAAGCAGCAGCTCCTGCAGAGAAGAAGAGCAATACAAAGGTAGATGCAGCTATCGCAGATATAAAGAGTAAGTTCGGTGACGAAGCCATCATGATGCTGGGAGAACACGCAAAAGTTGATGTGGACGTTATTCCAACTGGTTCTATTGGTATCGACTGGGCACTTGGCATTGGAGGGCTTCCACGCGGACGTATTATTGAGGTATACGGACCAGAGTCTTCCGGTAAGACTACCCTCTCTCTACACGCTATAGCTGAGGCTCAGAAGCTAGGTGGTGTATGTGCCTTCGTAGATGCTGAGCATGCTCTTGACCCAGTGTACGCAAAAAAGCTCGGTGTAAAAACCCAAGACCTCCTTATTGCACAACCAGACACAGGAGAACAGGCACTTGAGATTGTAGAAAGCTTGGTTCGCTCAGGAAATATCGATATTATCGTTGTTGACTCTGTTGCAGCCCTTACGCCAAAAGATGAGATCGAGGGAGATATGGGTGCACACCAAATGGGAAAACAAGCTCGCCTTATGTCGCAAGCAATGCGTAAACTGACTGCTATTTCTGCAAAAAGTAAGACGGTGATTATTTTCATCAACCAAGTTCGCATGAAAATAGGAATGGTCTTTGGTAATCCAGAAACAACAACTGGTGGTAAGGCTCTAAAATTCTATAGTTCTGTACGAATTGATATCCGACGTATTGCACAGATTAAAAAAGGTACTGAAATCATGGGAGGACGCCACCGTGTGAAGATTGTGAAGAACAAGGTTGCTGCACCATTCCGCACTGCTGAATTTGACCTCCTCTACAATGAAGGTATCTCGCGTGAAGGTGAGCTTTTAGCGCTTGGAGAGAAAATGGGGGTTATCGAAAAATCGGGAGCATCATACAAGTTTGATGACATTGCACTGGGTCGTGGGTATGATGCCGCACGTACCTATTTGCATGAAAATAAGAAAGTGGCGAGTGCTGTTCTTAAAGAAATTAAGGGCAAACTCAAAGACGCTGTCTAA
- a CDS encoding 50S ribosomal protein L10, whose translation MAKTKEQKKAILDRLEGAVKTSASTVFVHFNGLPVSEETALRSGLREEGVSYFVARKTLMSRAFENAGVEGEQPILEGEVAVAYGSDDPTAPARNVYSFVKKYGDKLSIVGGVFEGRFMDAAEMNEVATIPPVDTLRGMFANVINSPIQGLVVALNGIAEKKEA comes from the coding sequence ATGGCAAAAACAAAAGAACAAAAGAAAGCAATTCTTGATCGTCTTGAGGGTGCAGTAAAAACATCGGCATCGACAGTTTTTGTGCACTTCAATGGTCTTCCAGTGAGTGAAGAAACTGCACTTCGTAGTGGTCTTCGTGAGGAAGGCGTATCATATTTCGTTGCTCGAAAAACTCTTATGAGCCGTGCGTTTGAAAACGCCGGAGTAGAGGGGGAGCAACCAATTCTTGAAGGAGAAGTTGCAGTAGCATACGGGTCTGACGATCCAACAGCTCCAGCACGAAACGTGTACTCGTTTGTAAAGAAGTACGGCGACAAGCTTTCAATTGTGGGAGGTGTCTTTGAAGGTCGCTTCATGGATGCTGCAGAGATGAACGAAGTTGCAACTATTCCACCGGTGGACACACTTCGTGGTATGTTCGCAAACGTCATCAACTCACCAATTCAAGGTTTGGTTGTAGCACTTAACGGAATTGCAGAAAAGAAAGAAGCATAG
- a CDS encoding ABC-F family ATP-binding cassette domain-containing protein, translating to MSERGEVIVRFDTVSFEHSSTKPILDEVGFTVRRGSKITLMGQNGAGKSTLFSLITRASEPEDGVIQIAPNLSVAIARQVIPREQLELSVREFFERSFKKKVYDIDPRIDDILEVVNLHADKEKKVKEFSGGQQARLLLASALIQKPDLLLLDEPTNNLDKEGIAHLEKFLIDYKKTVIVISHDADFLNAFTQGVLYLDIFTRKVEQYVGNYKDVVRDITVRVEKERRKNAQAEKIIKEKKDKANFFANKGGNMRMVAKRMRESAAEAEESKVDVRREDKTIRPFAIEMRERPIGEILHINSVLVMKDNKPQERAAEISLVRNKHLLLTGPNGIGKSTLLERLANNTEEGAIIASGVNVGYYRQDFSTLNFDETVYKTLESAMPKPDEHHMRSVAAGFLITADIMYSKVGSLSEGQKGLVAFAQLVLLKPNLLILDEPTNHINFRHLPIIAKALDEYEGAMILVSHVPEFVSQIRIDETLDLETLKPLKKGKK from the coding sequence ATGTCAGAAAGAGGAGAAGTAATAGTGAGATTTGATACCGTGTCGTTTGAACACAGCTCTACAAAACCCATACTCGATGAGGTTGGTTTTACTGTGCGTCGTGGTTCTAAGATTACGCTTATGGGTCAAAATGGGGCTGGTAAAAGTACACTCTTCTCGCTTATTACAAGAGCATCTGAACCAGAAGATGGCGTCATACAAATAGCACCGAACCTCTCTGTAGCGATAGCACGACAAGTAATACCACGTGAGCAATTAGAGCTTTCAGTACGAGAGTTCTTTGAGAGAAGTTTTAAAAAGAAGGTGTACGATATTGACCCACGAATTGACGACATCCTTGAAGTAGTTAATTTACATGCTGATAAAGAAAAGAAAGTAAAAGAGTTTTCAGGTGGGCAGCAAGCACGACTTCTATTGGCTTCAGCACTTATTCAAAAACCTGACCTACTTCTCCTTGATGAGCCGACGAACAATTTAGATAAAGAGGGCATTGCTCACCTAGAAAAGTTCCTAATCGACTACAAGAAGACAGTTATTGTCATTTCCCACGACGCAGATTTTTTGAATGCATTTACACAGGGTGTTTTGTACCTTGATATATTTACCCGTAAGGTAGAACAGTACGTTGGTAACTATAAAGACGTAGTGCGTGATATTACTGTACGAGTAGAAAAAGAACGCCGTAAGAATGCGCAGGCTGAGAAGATTATCAAAGAAAAAAAAGACAAGGCTAACTTCTTCGCAAATAAGGGTGGAAACATGCGTATGGTTGCGAAACGAATGCGTGAAAGTGCGGCAGAAGCTGAAGAGTCAAAGGTAGACGTACGGCGCGAAGATAAGACAATCCGACCATTTGCTATTGAAATGAGAGAGCGCCCAATAGGGGAGATTCTACATATCAACTCTGTGCTCGTAATGAAAGACAATAAGCCGCAAGAGCGCGCTGCTGAAATCTCTCTTGTAAGAAATAAACACCTTCTTCTTACTGGACCAAACGGTATTGGCAAAAGTACACTGCTTGAACGTTTGGCTAATAATACTGAAGAGGGAGCAATTATCGCTTCTGGAGTGAATGTCGGGTACTATCGACAGGATTTCTCGACGCTCAATTTTGATGAGACTGTGTACAAGACGCTTGAATCAGCAATGCCAAAACCTGACGAACACCACATGCGCAGTGTTGCGGCAGGGTTCTTAATTACAGCGGACATAATGTATTCAAAGGTGGGGAGTCTCTCTGAAGGACAAAAGGGGTTGGTAGCATTTGCCCAACTGGTACTTTTAAAACCGAATCTTCTTATTTTAGATGAACCTACAAACCACATTAACTTTCGCCATTTACCTATTATCGCGAAGGCATTAGATGAATATGAAGGCGCTATGATATTAGTTTCTCACGTCCCAGAATTTGTCAGCCAAATCCGTATAGATGAAACGCTTGATTTAGAAACACTCAAACCACTTAAGAAGGGTAAGAAATAG
- a CDS encoding DNA translocase FtsK 4TM domain-containing protein: MMAVRTRKKPMAKKSKPKRETKRARRRKEEEFEEEDSLGLPIQSETLRGVWAVFAIAAAVFFTLAWFDVAGKVGTTLYIWLSAFFGVGYVLVPISFAMIAVVLFRSLEHERIGTLKIVGTGIFFLSGLGLVETLFPSRGGLIGQLISAPLTYAVDTIATIVVLLSLIVISLLIAFDAHPQHAFPTISRLWKRERDEEEEEQVLEDEEEAVIESGTARAEAEAEDADEVEEEHVEEPKKSGGIFNFGGTDEPNPAIFNFAAGSNGTYSPPPLSLLQKDRGKPSVGDVKASANTIKRTLQNFGISVEMDEVSIGPTVTQYAMKPAEGVRLAKIMSLQSNLELALAATPIRIEAPIPGKALVGIEVPNTTKSTLGLASIFSDHEFQNSDKPLLIALGRDIAGKPHYTNIAKMPHLLIAGATGAGKSVTVHDIIVSLLYRRGPQELRFVMVDPKRVELTMYNEIPHLLTPVITDPKKAILALKWLAKEMDRRYDILETEKVRDIASYHKNIFEPAQKKKKDDDSEMPEPMPYIVAIVDEMADLMTSYPRELEASIVRLAQMSRAVGIHLILSTQRPSVQVITGLIKANIPSRIALQVSSQIDSRTILDMGGAEKLLGAGDMLYLSGEMSKPHRIQAPYVSEEEVKSIVKYLKDSHEDELPDKIDLTEVMHDNSVFSASVGSDDDDDDDLYEEAKRVIIEAGKGSTSFLQRKLRVGYARAARLMDMLEERGVVGPAEGSKAREVIDQSAETMPETEELEDETGEVEEVYGESDEEDTETEYDEEELEDEEKTR, encoded by the coding sequence ATGATGGCAGTACGAACACGAAAGAAACCTATGGCTAAAAAGTCAAAGCCAAAAAGGGAAACGAAACGCGCGCGGCGTCGAAAGGAAGAAGAGTTTGAAGAAGAAGACTCACTGGGTCTTCCAATTCAATCTGAAACACTCAGAGGAGTGTGGGCAGTTTTTGCTATTGCAGCAGCTGTATTTTTTACTCTTGCATGGTTTGATGTTGCCGGTAAAGTCGGAACCACATTGTACATTTGGCTTTCTGCCTTCTTTGGGGTCGGCTATGTTCTTGTGCCGATTTCTTTTGCGATGATAGCGGTAGTTTTGTTTCGTTCACTTGAACATGAACGTATCGGCACACTAAAAATTGTAGGGACCGGCATCTTCTTTCTTAGTGGTCTTGGGCTTGTGGAAACTTTGTTCCCGAGCCGTGGTGGCCTTATTGGACAACTTATTTCTGCACCACTTACGTACGCGGTGGATACTATTGCAACAATAGTTGTACTTCTTTCTTTAATTGTTATCTCACTACTCATTGCCTTCGATGCTCATCCGCAACATGCCTTCCCTACTATCTCTCGTTTGTGGAAACGCGAACGGGACGAAGAAGAGGAAGAGCAAGTGCTTGAAGATGAAGAAGAAGCGGTTATCGAATCTGGTACCGCTCGTGCAGAAGCTGAAGCAGAAGATGCAGACGAGGTCGAAGAGGAACACGTTGAGGAGCCTAAAAAAAGTGGCGGCATATTTAACTTCGGAGGAACTGATGAACCGAACCCAGCTATATTTAACTTCGCAGCTGGAAGCAACGGAACGTATTCTCCTCCTCCCCTTTCACTTCTACAGAAAGATAGAGGAAAGCCTTCAGTGGGCGATGTAAAAGCAAGTGCAAATACTATTAAACGAACACTCCAGAACTTTGGTATTAGTGTAGAAATGGATGAAGTGTCCATCGGTCCGACAGTAACACAATACGCAATGAAGCCAGCAGAAGGAGTGCGCCTCGCAAAAATCATGAGCTTGCAGAGCAACTTAGAACTAGCGTTAGCTGCAACACCTATTCGTATCGAGGCACCAATTCCTGGAAAAGCACTGGTAGGTATTGAAGTACCAAACACCACAAAGTCTACACTTGGTCTTGCCTCTATATTTAGTGACCACGAATTCCAAAATTCAGACAAACCACTTCTGATTGCACTTGGTCGTGATATTGCAGGAAAGCCGCACTACACGAACATTGCAAAGATGCCCCACCTTCTTATTGCTGGAGCAACAGGTGCTGGTAAGTCTGTAACGGTGCACGATATTATTGTGTCTCTTCTCTACCGAAGAGGTCCACAGGAATTACGTTTTGTTATGGTAGACCCTAAGCGAGTAGAGCTTACGATGTACAACGAGATTCCTCACCTTCTTACCCCGGTTATTACCGATCCAAAAAAGGCCATTCTTGCGCTTAAGTGGCTCGCGAAAGAGATGGATAGACGGTACGATATTCTTGAAACTGAGAAAGTACGAGACATTGCTTCGTACCACAAAAACATCTTTGAGCCTGCGCAGAAGAAAAAGAAAGACGATGATTCTGAAATGCCAGAACCAATGCCATATATTGTTGCTATTGTTGATGAAATGGCAGACCTTATGACTTCGTACCCACGTGAACTCGAAGCATCTATTGTACGCCTTGCCCAAATGAGTCGTGCGGTAGGTATTCACCTTATCCTTTCAACACAACGTCCAAGTGTGCAGGTTATTACCGGACTCATTAAGGCAAACATCCCTTCACGAATTGCTCTGCAGGTATCTTCACAAATTGATTCGCGAACGATTCTCGACATGGGAGGTGCTGAAAAACTTCTTGGTGCTGGTGATATGCTCTATCTTTCAGGGGAAATGAGTAAACCCCACCGTATTCAAGCGCCGTATGTATCTGAAGAAGAAGTAAAGAGCATAGTGAAATACCTTAAAGACTCTCATGAAGACGAGCTTCCTGATAAAATCGACCTCACTGAGGTAATGCACGATAACAGTGTCTTCTCTGCAAGTGTGGGAAGTGACGATGACGATGACGACGACCTCTACGAAGAAGCGAAGCGCGTTATTATTGAAGCAGGAAAAGGCTCAACATCATTCTTACAAAGAAAGCTACGTGTCGGATACGCTCGTGCAGCACGCCTTATGGACATGCTAGAAGAACGAGGTGTTGTGGGCCCAGCTGAAGGATCGAAAGCTCGTGAAGTAATCGACCAAAGTGCAGAAACTATGCCTGAGACAGAAGAATTAGAAGATGAAACGGGAGAAGTTGAAGAAGTATACGGAGAGAGCGATGAGGAAGACACCGAAACTGAGTACGATGAAGAAGAATTAGAAGATGAAGAAAAAACTCGCTAA
- a CDS encoding 30S ribosomal protein S18, whose amino-acid sequence MTADYFSQNGIKYIDYKDADVLKQFLNPHGRIKSRAQTNLTAKHQRDVTTAIKRAREMGLLPYIIK is encoded by the coding sequence ATGACAGCAGATTATTTTTCACAAAACGGAATAAAGTATATCGACTATAAAGACGCCGACGTACTAAAGCAATTCCTAAACCCACACGGGCGCATTAAGTCACGTGCACAGACAAACCTTACTGCAAAGCATCAGCGTGACGTCACAACTGCTATAAAGCGGGCACGTGAAATGGGGCTTCTACCCTACATCATTAAGTAA
- a CDS encoding peptidoglycan-binding protein: MSIALTTNKVAAAAVGVAMVFSFAFVTPAQAQSVEDLTAQIASLLATISSLQAQLAGMTGGSTTTTGSYNFTLTHELGDQGGEVMDIQKFLNANGFAVSATGAGSPGNETDYFGSRTQAAVKAFQSAKGITPVAGYWGPITRSAANAMSTSTGTGTGTGTGTTVPTGTGITVAAAAQPANGLAVEGAARVPFTKFTVTNNSGTAQTINNVTVQRGGLLNNSVFAGVVLLDQNGIQLGTARVLNSNDQANVGEAVTLNAGETRTFTVAGNMAASLDAYAGEVGTLSVVAVNTSATVAGSLPITGASHTTNATLAIGSVTAARGVEDPASTATKEIGTTNYTFTAIKLTAGSQEDVRLHSVRFDQSGSASTSDINNVMAYVDGVAYTPTVMGDYYVVNFGSGIVIKEGLSKEIVVKGDIIGGTNRNIAFDVYKMTDINLTGETYGYGLTPAVGSNFSATSPVYDANVVTISAGTFNSVSKSSAAPAANVAIQTSDELLGAFTVDIKGEPITVQTLVMTATIGQVGGSPVGTDLDNVTLVDQNGSVLAGPVDATGASTTGTMTFSSISFPTGVTTLYVRGYLDSSWANGDTIVINANPSGWSDATGDVTGDTVTIPGTTATGNTMTVQSAALSATTLTQPAARSVVPGATDFVFATANLDAANSGEDVRVTAVTVASTAATSTGTHLDNVEIWANLTGGSTNDSVRGDKYETRVADAEQMTGSTGAVTLAMPLDTHITVAKNTSVEIAVILDLSSSASSGTHQVSISAVTAVGLNSGSTVSVSPTGSGQVMTVAASGDVTLTVDSTSPDASLILDDTTSEQTVAVFRLAANNVEDVDIDSIKLTSTGTDNAVAKYIFYNGSTKLGEVTGGQNTAEVFFTDGTLVVPADDKVLVTVKVVLNNIDGTQVVNGSTVIATIAASGDVDGTGLDSGSAIDPDDTTVTPATQTVYEAYPVFAFEDVASTVLTTSANYLVAKIKVTNPGDEDLSFDDTSTANNLEIQFSGNDGGAALDETITIKDKDGNTLDSGAIATSAVAFDFSTAELTVPAGGFEYIYVYADASGLATDGDTIQAWLDDSTAADLGFSVGTGTTNYSEADNVFKGDLFGQTHVNPS; the protein is encoded by the coding sequence ATGAGTATTGCATTAACAACAAACAAAGTTGCAGCAGCAGCAGTTGGAGTTGCTATGGTTTTCTCTTTCGCTTTTGTCACACCGGCACAGGCGCAATCAGTTGAAGATCTAACAGCACAAATTGCATCATTGCTTGCAACAATCTCATCTCTACAAGCACAGCTTGCAGGAATGACAGGTGGTTCAACAACCACAACAGGTTCATACAATTTCACCCTTACACACGAACTAGGTGACCAAGGTGGAGAAGTTATGGACATTCAGAAGTTCCTAAACGCAAACGGATTTGCCGTTTCAGCAACAGGAGCAGGTTCACCTGGTAACGAAACTGACTACTTTGGTTCACGAACTCAAGCAGCAGTTAAGGCTTTCCAGTCAGCTAAGGGCATTACGCCAGTAGCAGGTTACTGGGGTCCTATCACACGTTCTGCAGCTAACGCAATGAGCACTAGCACAGGTACTGGAACAGGAACTGGCACAGGTACAACTGTTCCTACAGGAACAGGAATTACTGTTGCAGCAGCAGCACAGCCAGCTAATGGTCTTGCAGTTGAAGGAGCAGCACGTGTTCCTTTCACTAAGTTCACTGTTACAAACAACAGTGGAACAGCACAGACAATCAACAACGTGACTGTGCAACGTGGAGGACTTTTGAACAACTCGGTATTTGCCGGAGTAGTTCTTCTTGACCAAAACGGGATCCAGCTTGGAACAGCTCGAGTACTTAACTCAAACGACCAAGCAAACGTTGGTGAGGCAGTTACCTTGAATGCAGGTGAAACTCGCACATTTACTGTTGCAGGTAACATGGCAGCAAGCCTTGACGCCTACGCAGGTGAAGTGGGAACACTTTCAGTTGTAGCAGTTAACACTTCAGCAACTGTTGCAGGTTCACTTCCAATCACAGGTGCATCACACACTACTAACGCAACTCTTGCAATCGGTAGCGTAACTGCAGCTCGTGGCGTAGAAGACCCAGCTTCAACAGCAACAAAGGAAATTGGTACAACCAACTACACCTTTACTGCTATCAAGTTGACAGCAGGTTCACAGGAAGATGTACGTCTTCACTCAGTACGATTTGACCAGAGCGGTTCAGCATCAACTTCAGACATCAACAATGTGATGGCGTATGTAGATGGTGTTGCATACACTCCAACTGTAATGGGTGACTATTACGTAGTGAACTTTGGTTCAGGAATTGTTATTAAAGAAGGTCTCTCAAAGGAGATCGTTGTTAAGGGTGACATCATCGGAGGTACAAACCGAAACATTGCGTTTGACGTCTACAAGATGACTGATATCAACCTAACTGGCGAGACTTACGGATACGGACTTACACCAGCAGTTGGTTCAAACTTCAGCGCAACGAGCCCTGTGTATGATGCTAACGTAGTTACTATCTCAGCAGGTACATTTAACTCAGTATCAAAGAGTAGTGCAGCTCCAGCAGCTAACGTTGCTATCCAGACTTCTGATGAACTTCTAGGGGCATTTACTGTTGATATCAAGGGAGAACCAATTACGGTTCAAACTCTAGTTATGACAGCTACAATCGGTCAAGTAGGAGGAAGCCCAGTCGGAACTGATCTTGACAACGTTACTCTTGTTGACCAAAACGGTTCTGTTCTTGCAGGTCCAGTTGACGCAACAGGAGCAAGTACTACAGGTACAATGACATTCAGCAGCATTAGCTTCCCAACAGGAGTTACTACTCTGTACGTTAGAGGTTATCTAGATTCGTCATGGGCGAATGGGGACACAATTGTGATCAATGCCAACCCTTCAGGATGGAGTGACGCAACTGGTGATGTAACTGGTGACACTGTTACAATCCCTGGCACAACAGCTACTGGAAACACAATGACAGTTCAATCTGCTGCATTGTCAGCAACAACACTTACACAACCTGCAGCTCGTTCAGTCGTTCCAGGTGCAACAGACTTCGTCTTTGCAACTGCTAACCTTGACGCAGCCAACTCAGGAGAAGATGTACGTGTTACAGCGGTTACTGTTGCTTCAACAGCAGCAACATCAACTGGTACACACCTAGACAACGTTGAAATTTGGGCAAACCTTACAGGTGGTTCAACTAACGACTCAGTTCGTGGTGACAAGTACGAAACTCGTGTAGCAGACGCAGAACAAATGACAGGTTCAACTGGTGCAGTTACATTGGCAATGCCTCTTGACACGCACATTACTGTTGCAAAGAACACATCAGTGGAAATTGCAGTAATACTAGACCTTTCATCATCTGCATCTAGTGGTACACACCAAGTATCAATTAGTGCGGTTACAGCCGTAGGTCTGAACTCAGGTTCAACTGTTTCAGTTAGCCCAACAGGTTCAGGACAGGTTATGACTGTTGCAGCTTCAGGAGATGTAACTCTTACAGTAGACTCTACATCACCAGACGCATCATTGATTCTTGACGACACCACAAGCGAGCAGACTGTAGCAGTCTTCCGTCTTGCAGCAAACAATGTTGAAGATGTAGACATCGACAGCATTAAGCTTACAAGCACTGGTACTGACAACGCAGTTGCAAAGTACATCTTCTACAATGGTTCAACCAAGTTAGGAGAAGTAACTGGTGGTCAGAACACAGCAGAAGTATTCTTCACAGACGGAACACTTGTTGTTCCAGCTGACGATAAGGTACTTGTTACAGTTAAGGTTGTATTGAACAACATTGACGGTACACAGGTAGTTAACGGTTCAACTGTTATTGCAACAATTGCAGCTTCAGGTGACGTTGACGGTACAGGACTTGATTCAGGATCAGCAATTGACCCTGATGACACAACTGTTACTCCAGCTACACAAACTGTGTATGAAGCATACCCAGTATTCGCATTCGAGGATGTTGCAAGCACAGTTCTTACAACAAGTGCTAACTACCTCGTAGCGAAGATTAAGGTTACGAACCCAGGAGATGAAGACCTGAGCTTCGATGACACTTCAACTGCCAACAACCTTGAGATTCAGTTCTCAGGTAACGATGGCGGTGCAGCTCTTGATGAAACGATTACAATCAAAGACAAGGATGGAAACACTCTTGACTCTGGTGCAATCGCAACATCAGCTGTAGCATTCGACTTTAGTACAGCTGAACTTACTGTTCCTGCTGGAGGATTCGAGTACATTTACGTGTACGCAGATGCTTCAGGCTTGGCAACAGACGGGGACACGATTCAAGCATGGCTTGATGACTCAACCGCAGCTGATCTAGGATTTAGTGTTGGAACGGGTACTACAAACTACTCGGAAGCCGACAACGTGTTCAAGGGAGACCTATTCGGTCAAACTCACGTAAATCCTTCGTAA
- a CDS encoding single-stranded DNA-binding protein: MYINKAMVYGNLTRDPELKALPSGIQVGTFSIATNRVYKDKEGNKKEQADYHNIVVFGRQAELVAQYLKKGNSAFVEGRMQTRSWEQDGVKKYRTEVVADRVQFGPRGGAPGTAGAPTNANTAKGDEKAEPTAPAAGGGIEYPEEDIDPDDIPF; this comes from the coding sequence ATGTATATAAACAAAGCAATGGTATACGGGAATTTAACCCGAGATCCTGAATTAAAGGCACTTCCAAGTGGAATACAAGTAGGGACATTCAGTATTGCCACAAATCGCGTGTACAAAGACAAAGAGGGAAACAAGAAGGAGCAAGCTGATTATCACAACATCGTGGTATTTGGACGCCAAGCAGAGCTTGTCGCGCAATATCTAAAAAAAGGAAACTCTGCGTTTGTCGAAGGGCGCATGCAAACTCGCAGTTGGGAACAGGACGGTGTAAAGAAGTATCGTACAGAGGTTGTAGCCGACCGTGTACAGTTTGGTCCACGAGGAGGCGCTCCAGGAACTGCAGGAGCACCTACGAATGCAAATACAGCCAAGGGTGACGAAAAGGCAGAACCAACAGCGCCAGCTGCAGGTGGGGGTATTGAGTATCCGGAGGAAGACATCGACCCAGACGACATCCCCTTTTAA
- the rplL gene encoding 50S ribosomal protein L7/L12, whose translation MTEEEKKDEAATEEAAEEVKEEAVVEEAPAAEEKAEEAAPAADEAEEVEVPDEYKDLIEKIEKMTVLELHGLVKVLEKKFGVSAAAVAVAGGAADGGAAEEKSDYIVHLSAVGDSKIGVIKAIKEVLGLGLKEAKDLVESAPADLKSGVKPEEAEEMKTKLTEAGATVELK comes from the coding sequence ATGACTGAAGAAGAAAAGAAAGACGAAGCTGCTACTGAGGAAGCAGCGGAAGAAGTAAAAGAAGAGGCTGTTGTTGAAGAAGCACCAGCTGCTGAAGAAAAGGCAGAGGAAGCAGCTCCAGCTGCTGACGAAGCGGAAGAGGTAGAAGTGCCAGATGAGTACAAGGACCTTATCGAAAAGATCGAAAAGATGACCGTGCTTGAACTTCACGGGCTTGTAAAAGTTCTTGAGAAGAAATTTGGTGTTTCAGCAGCAGCTGTTGCAGTTGCAGGTGGAGCAGCAGATGGTGGTGCCGCTGAAGAAAAGAGCGATTACATCGTTCACCTTTCAGCTGTAGGTGACTCAAAGATCGGAGTTATCAAAGCAATTAAGGAAGTACTAGGACTTGGGCTTAAAGAAGCAAAAGACCTTGTAGAATCAGCACCGGCTGACCTTAAGAGTGGCGTAAAGCCAGAAGAGGCAGAAGAAATGAAGACCAAGCTTACTGAGGCAGGAGCTACAGTTGAGTTAAAATAA